The window GCGTGCGCAACCTCGACCTCACCCCGGTGCAGTACGACTCGGTGGAGCGGTTCATCAGCCGGATGGAGGAGCTGCGCTGCATCTACTTCAACAAATGCAACGACGCGGCGCAGGAGGTTCACCGGCTGCTGGCCGAAAAGAACGACGGCCGCGAAATGATCGACGCCCTCGGCGCCTTCATGAACTGCCACGACATCTATCTTTTCTACGACTCCTACTGGCAGATGAAACGCTGGGCGTTCCTGATGGACCATACCGACATGGTGGCGTTCAACAAATTCTGGAAACGCCAGAAATTCGGGGAGTATTCGCCCGAACGCATCGAAAAACGCTACCGGATGTGCGCAGATTTCTACCCCCGGGACCGCGGACCGCTCCCGATCGAAATAAAGAACAGGCTATGGCCGGAATAAACCGCCCCGAACGACACGCCTCAACACAGAAAACAAAAACCACCGATAAACCATGAAACGTATCCTACTGACCCTTACCGCTCTGCTGTGCACGCTGTCGCTCCGGGCGCAGCGCACCGAACTGACGATCAGCGACGGCTGGTATTTCCACCGGGGAGAGACCGTCCCCGAAGAGCCCGCTCCCGCCTCCGGCGCATGGACCCGGGTGAACCTGCCCCACACCTGGAACCGCTACGACGCATTCGACGAAACCCCGGGCTACTACCGCGGCGTGGGATGGTACGCCTACGGCTTCATCCCCAACGGACAATGGAAGGACCGCCGGATCATCCTCCATTTCGAAGGGGCCAACCAGGTCGCCGAAGTGTTCGTGAACGGCACCCCGGTCGGCAGTCACACGGGCGGCTACACGGCGTTCAACTTCGACATCACCCGCCACCTCGAATTCGGAAAGAAGAACATCATCAAGGTCCGGCTGGATAACAAACACGACCGGGACATTCCGCCGCTGAACGCCGATTTCACCTTCTACGGAGGCATTTACCGCAATGTGAAGCTGATCGCCGTCGATCCCGTCCATTTCGACCTGCAAAACTGCGCCTCGGAAGGCGTCTTCGTCGAGACGCCCTCGGTCGATTCGGCCCGTGCGACGGTCGTACTCCGCGGCGATGTGGTCAACAGCGGCGACGCAACCCGGGCGGTCCGGGTCAAAGCCGTGCTCAGGGACAGACAGGGAGCCGTCGTGGGCGAGGCCGTCAAGGCGATGACGCTCCGGGGCGGTTCGAAAAATCCGTTCCGCTTCGACGGCATCACGATCCGCCAACCCCATTTGTGGAGTCCCGAGACGCCCTATCTCTATACGGCGGAATTCTCCGTCGAGGAGGCGAAGGGCGCCAAAAACACAACCGACCGCATCGAGATTCCTTTCGGGGTCCGCTGGTTCAGCTTCAGCGGCGACGGCTTCCGGCTCAACGGCCGGAAATACCCCCTGAAAGGCACCAACCGCCATCAGGATTTCGCCGGACTGGGCAACGCCCTCGGCGACGACTACCACCGCAACGATTACCGGAAAATCAAATCGCTGGGCTTCAACTTCGTCCGGCTGGCCCACTATCCGCAGGCCCCGGAGGTTTACCGCATGTGCGACGAACTGGGCCTGCTGGTCTGGACCGAAATCCCGGTCGTCAACGAGGTGACCCCCTCCGAAGCCTTCACCCGGAACGCGCTCTCGATGATGCGCGAACAGATTCGCCAGACCTACAACCACCCCTCGGTGATCCTCTACGGCTATATGAACGAAATCCTTATCCGCATGCTCTCGAACAAACGGCTGACGGAGGAACAACGGCAGCAGGTCGCCGACGACACCCGCGCGCTGGCCCTGAAACTCGAAGCGCTGACCGAAGAGGAGGCTCCCGACCGCAACACGGTCATGGCGATCCACTATGAGGACGGATACAACCGATACGAGGTCTCCACGATTCCCGACGTAGTGGGCTACAACCTCTACTTCGGCTGGTACTACGAACAGCTGGAAGACCTGACGCGCTACCTGACCAGCGAACACGCGCGTTATCCCGACCGGCCGATCATCGTTTCGGAGTGCGGCGCCGATGCCGATCTGATGAACCACAGTCAGGTTCCCCGCTCGTGGGACTACTCCGAGGAGTATCAGGTGGTGCTGCACCACTCCTACCTCAAACAGTTCGCACGGATGCCGTTCCTCGCGGGATACGCCCTGTGGAACTTCGCCGACTTCGGCGCCGAGGCCCGCGCCGACGCCACCCCCTGGATCAATCAGAAAGGGCTCGTCACCTACGACCGTAAGGAGAAAGATGTCACGTCGCTTTACCGGGCCAACCTGCTGGAGACCCCGCTCGTCTACATCGCTTCGCGCAACTACACCCGCCGTGCGGATGTCGAGCGGCAGCCGGGCGTCGCCATCCACACGATCAACGTATTCGGCAACGGCCGGGAAATCGAACTGTCGGTCAACGGCGAATCGCTGGGCAGCAGGCCCCTCGACGGAAATATGGCGACTTTCTCCGTGCCGTTCCGCAACGGGATCAACCGGCTGGAGGCTACCGACGACCGGGGCGTGAAAGACTGTCTCGACATCGACTTCACCGTCGTACCGCACAGTCTGAAAGCCTGGAAAGGCAACGATCTGGCCGTCAATGTCGGTTCGTATCAGGCGACCGTGGCTCCCGGAACGGGCGTCATCTGGATTCCCGATCAGGTCTGCACGCAGGACGGCTGGGGACGCATCGGCGGAAAGATCCGGGAGCGCATCGACCGCCAGCACAAAGTGGGCATTTCGCAAAACATCCTCGGAACCGACTGCAACCCGCTCTACCAAACTTTCGCCGAGGGGATCGAGGGATACCGTTTCGACGTGGCCGACGGCACCTACCGGATCACGCTGTGCTTCGTGGAGAGCAACCCCAAAAGCCCCACGGAGGAGCTGATCTACAACCTTTCGGGCTCCGACACGGCATCCGTTCCGGCGGGAGTGCGCCAGTTCTCGGTGGCGGTGAACGGACGGCAGCTCCTCGACAACCTGAACCTCGCCCGCGACTACGGCAACCTGCGGGCCGTCGATTTTTCGACGGAAGTCACTGCCCGGAACAATTCAGGCATCGAGGTTGCATTCACTCCGAATATCGGAAAGACCACCCTCAGCGGTATCCGGATCGAACGTATCAACTAATCGCAGTTTCGGCCATGAATTACATCTCGGAAAGGGAACTGATAGAAAAGCTCAGGTCAGGGGATCAGGATGCCTACCGGATTCTCTTTCTGAGGTATTACATGCGCATCTACCTCTTTGCGAAAGGGTTCGTGAAGGACGGCTCCCTGGCCGAGGACATCGCCCAGAACGTCTTCATGAAACTGTGGATCGCCCGCGCCAACATTTCGGGAGAATCCATCAACCACCTGCTTTACAGGATCACGCGCAACGAAGTGCGGGACTACTTCAAATCGGGCTACCGCCGGCGCAGGGATTCGCTGGACGGGAGTCCCGAACCCGTCACCAAGGATGTCGATGCCCTCGATCTGATTCAGTCGCAATACATCGAACAGGTGGTCGTCCGAACGATCGACCACCTGAGCGAGCGCCGCAAGGAGATTTTCCGCCTCAGCCGCGAAGAGAATCTGACCAACAAGGAGATCGCCGAGATGCTGGGCATTTCGGTCCGGACCGTGGAAAAAAGCATCGAACTCACCCTGAAGGAGATCCGCAAGGTCATCCCGAGCTGAAACCCGATCCGCAGCAAAAGGCGCGACAATAGACCGCAGCCTATTTACCCGACATTTCGGACCCGATCAACGTTCCGGAAGGGGTCATCCGAATCGTGTAGCGGACATCCCTGCCGACCGTCGTGACCGTATAGATGTCCGTGTCATGCTGCCGGCGGCGCACGATCTTCGATTCGTCCACGGGGACCATCCCGACCACCCGGGCGATCGTTCGCCGGATCGGCTCCGGGAGTTTCACATACGTCAGCGCCTCGCTCTGCTCGGCGGCCAGTTCCGTGCCCCCTTCATCGAACGTGCGCGTTGTCACCAACATATGCCCGGGCCCCAGATAACGGGTCGTCCGGACGAGAAATCCGCCCTTCCGGCGCAGTTCGGCCCGGTCGATCAGTTCTCCGCCGAGCGCACGCACGATCTTCGCCTGCACCTCGGGCCGCAACTCCTGTCCGATAAAATTCTCCAACACCGACCGACAGCCCTCGAACGGCTCGCCGTGTCCGCCGAACCCCTGCACCCCGGTCTGCGGACCGGACTTGCGGGCCACCATCAGCCGACGTTCAACCCCTTCGATGCAACGGCCTTCCGACGTGACGAGGCGGGGTTTCAGCAGACAGACACCCTCCCTGCGGGGCATGACGAAGTTCATCGTGACCGCTTCGGCGCCGCCTGCTGCGACCTCGACTCCGGCTTCGCGCACCGACAGTTCCCGACCCGAAGCGTCGGCCACGGCGACTTCGAGCCGGAGCCGCTGCGGACGGTCGGTGTCGTTCCAGACCCAAACCGTCTTCGCATAACTGCCGCCGGGCCGGTAGAGCGTCTTCTCCTTGTACCACTCCCGGGCCTGGTTCATCTCGACGGAGGTTCCGACCGGTTCGTTGAGCCGCGCAAGAACCCGCAGGTTGGGCTGGGGAGTCAGCGAATCGGCCAAATTTCCCAAAAAGTAACTGTGCCCGTTGACCGCCCCGCTCAGCAGCGCGAAGGGCGCCCACGCCTGCACGCGGCGCGAGCGGTAGAAGGTCCCCAAGTCAGCATGGATGTCGGCCTGCAACCGCTCGATCTCGGGCAGCGTATAGAAATAGAGCCCCCAGCCGCTGGCCGTGCGGCTGGTTTTGAAGCTCTCGCGCGGTTCCAAATCGCCCCGCTCGTTGAGCCACAGGCGGCAGGACTCCAGCACGGTCGAGGGCCGGGCACCGCTGACCGGATGCACCGGCGTATCGACGATCGTTTCGGAGTATTCGTAAATATGGCGGGCTTCGAAATCGTCCTCGCCCCACAGCCGCGTCGGGTCGTAGAGCCGCAGTTCGGTTTTCAGCGCTTCGAGTTTCACGTTGCCCTCGTTCTCCTGATCCCAGACGACGATCGACGGGTGGTTGACGTTCTGCTCCACCCAGCGGCGGAACTCCGTTTCGGTCTGCACGAGGTCTTCGCCCGCGGGCTCGTCGTCGTGCATGAAACGCCATTCGTCCTGAATCATCAGCCCCAGTTCGTCGGCGATGTCATACCACTTGTTATAGGCGTGTCCGAGGTGGATGCGCAGATAGTTGAATCCGTAATCCTCGACCGCCGCACGCAGGAAACGACGTATCCACGCCTCGTCGAACATTACATCCGCCCAGCGGTTCAGCGCCCGCTGAAAGGCGATGTTCTCAGCCCGGAACAGCGTTTTGCGGCCGTTGACCAGCACGTCCCGCCCCTCGACACGAATATCGCGGAACCCGAAGGTCTCGGTCCGGCAATCCGCAGAACGGTCGTCCGCGAGGATGAAGTTGAACTGATAGAGCTGCGGATCGCCCTCGCGGCCCGGCGTCCAGGGCTTGAGCATCGGGGTCGGAATCCGGAAGGTAAATTCGGCCACGCTGTCCGCCGGAATCGGCAACGAGCCCAACCGGGCCTCGCAAACGACGGGAATTTCGTCGAAACCGTTCTCCAGATCGTACCGGCAGTCGTTGATCGTCACCCGGGCCTGCATTTTCCGGAATTCACCGCCGAAATTGGCCACGCGCGCCGTGCATACCACCACGCTGTCGGCCACGTCGGGCAGCAGTTTCAGGTGCCGGACCGTCACGTCGTGGGTCAGGCAGAGGGTCACATCGTCGCAGATGCCCGGAGCCCGCGAGTTGCGCCACCACTCCGACGAATTGTCCTTCGAGGGAAACGACGCCGTATTCCAGCTCCCCACGCGCACCACCAGCCGGTTGGGACCGTTGAAATCGAGCGCCCGCGTCACGTCGAACTCGGCGTGCGAATAGGTGCAATGGGCGTCGTAACCGATCTCCACGCCGTTCAGGATCACCAACGCGTTGTATTTGGCCCGGATACGCAGCAGGGCATGCGTGTAGTTGCCGTTGTCATAACCGTCGTGCGGATTCGAAAGGTCGAACTCCGTGGCGTACCATACGTAATCATACCCCACGTCGTCTTTCAGCTGCGTGGCGTCGAAATCAATGTCCGGCGCAGGCTCGGCCTGCGACATCACGCCCGGCACGGGAACGGTCGAAGGATAGGTGTCGGGCTGCGTTTCCGAGACGGCTGCCCGCCAACGCCCGTTGAGCGAGAGGGTCCGGCTCGTCTGCGCCTGCACGGCGCCGACCGCCGCGATAAAAAAGAGGAGGGTGAATAAATTCCGTTTCATCTATCGGGTAATGCTTTTCTTGATTTTACGGGGAAGGGCCCGGACGACGGTTTCGGCGGATGCAAGTCCGTCGGCCGAAACCCGGACGCGGATTTCGCCCGGCTCACCGGTCGGACGCACCACGTTCGAGACGGGCATGTCGATGTAGAGCGATCCGGTGCGGGCGGCTTCGTCGCCGAACTGCGAAACATACTCCGCGGGCCCCACCAGCGTCGCGGGGCCTTCGACCTCCCAACGCACGGTATTGCGGGCTCCGTAAATATGGTTTCCGGCCTTGTCCGCGATGTCGGCCGTCACGATGAACACCCCGCCGGGCGCGGCATCCACCGTCGTGTGCGACGCCCGCAGCGTCAGCCGTTCCGCAGGACCCGCCATCGGCACGACGCACTCCGCCACCTGCACCCCGCCGTTGCGGCCCACCACGCGCAGCGGCGCATTGCGCACCCCAACGTCACCGAAAGTCACCGAATGCCGGTTCTCCGCCGACGGCCGGAGCACGCCGCAACTCTTTCCGCCGACGAACAACTCCACCTCCTCGCAGTTGGAATCCACGACCAGCGGACGCCGCTGCCCGATGTACTGCCGCCGCCAGTAGTGGGGCATCACGAAGACCATCGGTTTTTCGGCATAGTTCGCCTGCCAGAGGTAATAGGCGTATTTGGGCACGCGGTAGCTATCGACCCATCCTTTCGGATTGTAATGCAGCATCGGGGCATTGCGGTACTCGCGGTCGCAGCCGTGATCCTCGTAGAGCCAGACCATCAGATTGGGCTGGTCGATGCGGTCCTCGACGCTGCCGGGCTTCTTGCCCCGGAGCGCGATCTGATGGCGGAACTCGTCGTTCGAGGTCCATTGCTGATTGTCGGGCCGCAAGGGTTTCTCGTCGTCGCCGTACCAGCCGCGCACAGCACAGCGGAGCATCTTCGACATGCGCAGCTCCTCGGGCGTGATGTCCACGAACCGGCCGCCCGAACCTTCGCAATGACGGCAGGTGATGAAATGTCCGGGAGACTCCATGTAAGCCCAGCGGGAGTCGGCGGCCCGGTCCGTCTCGTCGCCCATGTCGAAGAGCAGGACCGAAGGGCTGTTCCGCAGCCGGCGGACCATCTCGACGGTCTGCATCCACTGCGCCTCGGGCGAGAAGGGGCGGTTCTTGACGTTGGGAAGTTCGGCAAAGGTGATAAGTCCCAGCGAATCGGCCAGCGCGAAGACCTCGGGACCGGAACAATACTGCCCGGGGCGCAGCGCCGTGCAGTTCAGGTTGCGCTTCATGTCCAGCAGGTCCATGCGGTGGATGAAATAAGGAACGGCGTCGCCTAGCCACGGATATTCCTGATGGCGGTTGAAGCCCTGAATATTGACGGGTTGGCCGTTGACGTACAGACGCCGTTCGTCGTGGTTCCACGCGAAGGTCCGGATACCGAACACGGTTTCGTAACGGTCGCAGGTCCGGCCGCCGACCGTCAC of the Alistipes senegalensis JC50 genome contains:
- a CDS encoding RNA polymerase sigma-70 factor yields the protein MNYISERELIEKLRSGDQDAYRILFLRYYMRIYLFAKGFVKDGSLAEDIAQNVFMKLWIARANISGESINHLLYRITRNEVRDYFKSGYRRRRDSLDGSPEPVTKDVDALDLIQSQYIEQVVVRTIDHLSERRKEIFRLSREENLTNKEIAEMLGISVRTVEKSIELTLKEIRKVIPS
- a CDS encoding glycoside hydrolase family 2; this translates as MKRILLTLTALLCTLSLRAQRTELTISDGWYFHRGETVPEEPAPASGAWTRVNLPHTWNRYDAFDETPGYYRGVGWYAYGFIPNGQWKDRRIILHFEGANQVAEVFVNGTPVGSHTGGYTAFNFDITRHLEFGKKNIIKVRLDNKHDRDIPPLNADFTFYGGIYRNVKLIAVDPVHFDLQNCASEGVFVETPSVDSARATVVLRGDVVNSGDATRAVRVKAVLRDRQGAVVGEAVKAMTLRGGSKNPFRFDGITIRQPHLWSPETPYLYTAEFSVEEAKGAKNTTDRIEIPFGVRWFSFSGDGFRLNGRKYPLKGTNRHQDFAGLGNALGDDYHRNDYRKIKSLGFNFVRLAHYPQAPEVYRMCDELGLLVWTEIPVVNEVTPSEAFTRNALSMMREQIRQTYNHPSVILYGYMNEILIRMLSNKRLTEEQRQQVADDTRALALKLEALTEEEAPDRNTVMAIHYEDGYNRYEVSTIPDVVGYNLYFGWYYEQLEDLTRYLTSEHARYPDRPIIVSECGADADLMNHSQVPRSWDYSEEYQVVLHHSYLKQFARMPFLAGYALWNFADFGAEARADATPWINQKGLVTYDRKEKDVTSLYRANLLETPLVYIASRNYTRRADVERQPGVAIHTINVFGNGREIELSVNGESLGSRPLDGNMATFSVPFRNGINRLEATDDRGVKDCLDIDFTVVPHSLKAWKGNDLAVNVGSYQATVAPGTGVIWIPDQVCTQDGWGRIGGKIRERIDRQHKVGISQNILGTDCNPLYQTFAEGIEGYRFDVADGTYRITLCFVESNPKSPTEELIYNLSGSDTASVPAGVRQFSVAVNGRQLLDNLNLARDYGNLRAVDFSTEVTARNNSGIEVAFTPNIGKTTLSGIRIERIN
- a CDS encoding glycoside hydrolase family 2 protein — protein: MRTLRILLCVPALALWMTSAAQRQVEDANDDWLFSYKEATAKPVKGIPPQAQVAYDDAGWKSVSVPHTWQTYETTGELHPFIASPHAKDNPYWWNGKGFYRKHFTLRPEMRGRKLFIEFDGVMKNCLAYLNGKLIGEHLGGYGCFSFELTDYADYDGGNVFVLEVSNQQTDPQRVPPMDAGCWNFYGGIYRNVRLVATDDVFIPFQGSYKHEGGTHVTTENLSDSVSRVRVRTWVRNERAERQAVELTTAIVDGDGRVVALASTPRNIRPQETALYDEEFEIGDPKRWSPASPDLYKVVSTVTVGGRTCDRYETVFGIRTFAWNHDERRLYVNGQPVNIQGFNRHQEYPWLGDAVPYFIHRMDLLDMKRNLNCTALRPGQYCSGPEVFALADSLGLITFAELPNVKNRPFSPEAQWMQTVEMVRRLRNSPSVLLFDMGDETDRAADSRWAYMESPGHFITCRHCEGSGGRFVDITPEELRMSKMLRCAVRGWYGDDEKPLRPDNQQWTSNDEFRHQIALRGKKPGSVEDRIDQPNLMVWLYEDHGCDREYRNAPMLHYNPKGWVDSYRVPKYAYYLWQANYAEKPMVFVMPHYWRRQYIGQRRPLVVDSNCEEVELFVGGKSCGVLRPSAENRHSVTFGDVGVRNAPLRVVGRNGGVQVAECVVPMAGPAERLTLRASHTTVDAAPGGVFIVTADIADKAGNHIYGARNTVRWEVEGPATLVGPAEYVSQFGDEAARTGSLYIDMPVSNVVRPTGEPGEIRVRVSADGLASAETVVRALPRKIKKSITR
- a CDS encoding glycoside hydrolase family 2 TIM barrel-domain containing protein; its protein translation is MKRNLFTLLFFIAAVGAVQAQTSRTLSLNGRWRAAVSETQPDTYPSTVPVPGVMSQAEPAPDIDFDATQLKDDVGYDYVWYATEFDLSNPHDGYDNGNYTHALLRIRAKYNALVILNGVEIGYDAHCTYSHAEFDVTRALDFNGPNRLVVRVGSWNTASFPSKDNSSEWWRNSRAPGICDDVTLCLTHDVTVRHLKLLPDVADSVVVCTARVANFGGEFRKMQARVTINDCRYDLENGFDEIPVVCEARLGSLPIPADSVAEFTFRIPTPMLKPWTPGREGDPQLYQFNFILADDRSADCRTETFGFRDIRVEGRDVLVNGRKTLFRAENIAFQRALNRWADVMFDEAWIRRFLRAAVEDYGFNYLRIHLGHAYNKWYDIADELGLMIQDEWRFMHDDEPAGEDLVQTETEFRRWVEQNVNHPSIVVWDQENEGNVKLEALKTELRLYDPTRLWGEDDFEARHIYEYSETIVDTPVHPVSGARPSTVLESCRLWLNERGDLEPRESFKTSRTASGWGLYFYTLPEIERLQADIHADLGTFYRSRRVQAWAPFALLSGAVNGHSYFLGNLADSLTPQPNLRVLARLNEPVGTSVEMNQAREWYKEKTLYRPGGSYAKTVWVWNDTDRPQRLRLEVAVADASGRELSVREAGVEVAAGGAEAVTMNFVMPRREGVCLLKPRLVTSEGRCIEGVERRLMVARKSGPQTGVQGFGGHGEPFEGCRSVLENFIGQELRPEVQAKIVRALGGELIDRAELRRKGGFLVRTTRYLGPGHMLVTTRTFDEGGTELAAEQSEALTYVKLPEPIRRTIARVVGMVPVDESKIVRRRQHDTDIYTVTTVGRDVRYTIRMTPSGTLIGSEMSGK